The segment TGTTCAGTTCCTCGGCGGCGATCTGCAGCAGCGCGGTGCGCACGCCGGTGCCGAGCTCGACCTTGCCGGTGAACACGGTCACGTGGCCGTCGGGCGCAATGCGGATCCACGCGTCGAGCATCGGGTTGGTCTTCAGGCTGCCCGCGAGCGCCTGGGTCGCGCTCGACACATGCACGGCCGCGCCTTCATCGGCGATCACCATTTGCGCGAGCGCGTCGGCGCCCGGCACGAGGCTGAACGTGACGAACAGCGCGCCGGCCTGCATGAAGCGCCGGCGGCTTTCGTCGATGTCGTCGTGGTCGGCGCTCATCGGCTGGCCTTTCCTTCGTTGGTCGATGCCGGATCGGGAAGCCCGGCCACCTCGCGAATCGCCGCGAGAATCCGCATGTGCGTGCCGCAACGGCACAGGTTCGGCTCCATGTGATCGCGCAGTTGGCGCTCGGTCGGCTTCGGGTTGCATTCGAGCAAGGCCTGCGCGCGCATGATCATGCCGGCGATGCAATAGCCGCACTGCGCGGCCTGATGCTTGACGAACGCGCGCTGCAGAGGGCCGGGCTGCGCCGCGCTGCCGAGGCTTTCGAGCGTGCGCACCTTCTTGCCGCCGATCGCGCCGACCGGCAGCAGGCACGAGAACACGGGCTTGCCGTCGACGATCACGGTGCATGCGCCGCATTGGCCGAGCCCGCAGCCGAACTTCGCGCCGTGCAGCTGCAGGTCGTCGCGCAGCGCGTAGAGCAGCGGCGTCGACGGATCGAGGTCGAGCGTGTGCGCGACGCCATTCACGTTAAGGGAAATCATCGGGCGCTGTTCTCCTGTCTGAGCTTCGCGGTCATCGTGTCGACGCCGCTCCACGCCGGTTGCGTCGAGTACGCGCCGCGCAGGTAGGCGGCGAGGTCGGCGATCTGCCGGTCGTCGTAGAGGCCGGCAAAGGCGGGCATGTAGTTCGTCTCGTCCACGCCGTGCCAGTCGATGCCGCCGAGCATCATCTGGATCGCGTTGCGCGGCGTCGCCGCGTTGACCGCGGTGCTGGTCGCGAGCGACGGGCGCCCGCCGATCGCCTGCATCGGCGACGCGGGGCCGTGGCATTGCGCGCACGACGCCTGGAACAGCACCGAGCCGCGCTGTTCGGCGGGTGTCTTCGCCGGCGCCGCGACGGGGACCGGGTGCGCGGCGCTGCCTTTCTGCAGCGACAGGACGTACGTGGCGATCGCCTCGACATCCTCGATCGGCACCGTCGCGAGATCGCGCGTGACGGGCAGCATCGGACCCGCCGCGGCGCCATGCTCGGACGCGCGGCCGGTGCGCAGGTAGGTGACGAGCTGCGCCTTGGTCCACGGCTTTACCGCCGCATCGAGCATGTTGAGCGGCGGCGCGTCCCAGCCGTCCACGAGGCCGCCGTCGAATGCCCGGCCGGCCTGTTCGCCGCCGATCGCGTTGAGCGGCGAATGGCACGACGCGCAATGCCCGAGGCCGTCGACCAGCCGCTTGCCGCGGTTCCATTCGGCGCTCTGCGACAGGTCGGCCGGGCGCTCGCCGGCGCGCAGGAACAGCACGTTCCAGAACGCCACCAGTGGACGGAAGTTGAGCGGGAACATCAGCCGGTTGGCGGGCGGGGTCGCGTGCACGGGCTCGCGGCTCATCAGGTACGCGTACGCCGCGTCGATGTCGCGATCCGACATGCGCGTGAAATGGATGTACGGAAACGCCGGGTAGAGCGGATGGCCGTCGCGCGCGATCCCGCGCCGCAGCGCACGCGCGAACGCGTCCCGCGACCACGTGCCGATGCCGGTGTCCGAATCGGGCGTGATGTTGGTCGCGTAGATCGTGCCGAACGGCGTCGCGAGCGGCAGGCCGCCGGCGAACGGCCGTCCGTCCTTCGCGGTGTGGCAGACGACGCAGTCGCCGAGCGCGACGATCCGCGCGCCTTCGCGCTTCAACTGCGGAGCGAACGCGGCCGGCGGCGGGGGCGCGATCGGCGCGATCGCCGGCTCGTACAGGATGCTGCCGGCGATCGCCGCGCCGACGACGAGCGCGACGCCGGCCGCGCCGAGCCATAACCGCTTGCGTTTCATGCTGCCTCCTTGAGCGATCGCGTCCGGGGAGCCATGCTCATGCCGCCGCTCCCGCCGCTCCCGCCGCTCCCGCCGCATCGTGGCGCGCGTAGTCGACATAGCCCGCGTGGTCGCCGCCGTACCAGCCGGCCGAATGCGGCACGGCGAGCGGCGTGCCGGACGCGATGCGTTCGACGAGATCCGGATTGGCGATGTACGCGCGCGCGAACGCGACGAGATCCGCGTCGCCGGCCGCGATCAGCGCGTGCGCGGCGTCGGGCGCGATGCCGCCGTTGACGATCAGCGTGCCGCTGAACGTCGCGCGTGCGTTCGCGACGATGCGCGGCAGATCGGGCTCGCCGCTCCAGCCATTGGTGTCCGCGGCGTGCAGATAGGCGACGCCGGCTTCGTCGAGCAGGCGGCCGACGTATGCGTAGGTTGCGTCGGGATCGGCGTCGCGCACGTTGTTGTAGTGCGCGTACGGCGAGATGCGCACGCCGACGCGGTTCAGCGGCATGACGTCGCCGACTGCATCGACGATTTCCTCGAGAAAGCGCGCGCGGTTCGCGAGCGAGCCGCCGTAACGGTCGTCGCGGCGGTTCAGCGTCGACGACAGGAACTGGTGCGGCAGGTAGCCGTTGGCCGCGTGGATCTCGACGCCGTCGAAGCCGGCCGCCATTGCGTTGGCGGCGCCACGCCGGAATTCGCCGACGGTTTCCGCCACTTCGGCCGTCGTCATCGCGTGCGACGGCGTTGCATGGATCTTCGTGTAGTAGCCGTTGCTCAGCTGGGCCCACACCTGCAGCCGTTCGAGATCGTCGTTCACGCCGGACGGCGACAGCGGCGCCTGGCCGCCCAGCAGCGTCATCGAGCCGACGCGGCCGCCGTGCCAGAGCTGCGCGAAGATGCGGCCGCCGTGCGCATGGACGGCGGCCGTGATCGGCTTCCAGCCGGCGACCTGTTCGTCGGACACGAGGCCGGGCGTGAGTTCGAACGATGCGGAGGCCGGGCTGACGTTGGTGGCCTCGGAGACGATCAGGCCGGCCGATGCGCGCTGCGCATAGTACTGCGCCATCAGTGCGGTCGGCTGGCCGCGCAGCGGCGCGCGCGAGCGCGTCATCGGCCCCATCACGACGCGGTTGGGCAGCGCGAGACCGCGCAGATCGTAGTCGCTGAGCAAGGACGACATGGTGACATTCCTTTTACGAGATGCGATGCAGCACCGCGGCGCCGACCGGTGGGAAGCGGCCGCGGCGAACGAAGCGAAGTCTAGGAGGGCGGGGCGGCACAGTCCTTAAGCGCGAATGAATCAAGCTGAATGCCCGCGGGCCCGATGCCGCACCGGGGTTCAGGTCGACGCGTGCCGTCGCGCGTGCGGCTTCCCGATCGCGAGGTAGTGCGCGAGCGAGACCAGCGGAAACGCGGCGGCGACGGCGGCCACGAGCGGCCAGCCGCCGCGCTCGTACAGCGGGCTCGCGAGCGCCGAGCCGGCTGCGCCGCCGACGAAGATGCTCGTCATGTACAGCGCGTTCAGGCGGTTGCGGCTCGCGGCGTCCAGCGCATAGATCTCGCGCTGGCCGAGCACCATGTTCATCTGCACCGCGAAATCGAGCGCGATGCCGGTGACGACGAGGCCGTACAGGCCCGCGCCGTGGATCAGCGCGACTGCGTACGCGAGCGAACCCGCGACCAGCGCGATCAGCGTCGCGCGCACGGTGTGGCCGGCATCGGCAAGCCGGCCCGCGACCGGCGCGGATGTCGCGC is part of the Burkholderia ubonensis subsp. mesacidophila genome and harbors:
- a CDS encoding cytochrome c encodes the protein MKRKRLWLGAAGVALVVGAAIAGSILYEPAIAPIAPPPPAAFAPQLKREGARIVALGDCVVCHTAKDGRPFAGGLPLATPFGTIYATNITPDSDTGIGTWSRDAFARALRRGIARDGHPLYPAFPYIHFTRMSDRDIDAAYAYLMSREPVHATPPANRLMFPLNFRPLVAFWNVLFLRAGERPADLSQSAEWNRGKRLVDGLGHCASCHSPLNAIGGEQAGRAFDGGLVDGWDAPPLNMLDAAVKPWTKAQLVTYLRTGRASEHGAAAGPMLPVTRDLATVPIEDVEAIATYVLSLQKGSAAHPVPVAAPAKTPAEQRGSVLFQASCAQCHGPASPMQAIGGRPSLATSTAVNAATPRNAIQMMLGGIDWHGVDETNYMPAFAGLYDDRQIADLAAYLRGAYSTQPAWSGVDTMTAKLRQENSAR
- a CDS encoding alkene reductase; protein product: MSSLLSDYDLRGLALPNRVVMGPMTRSRAPLRGQPTALMAQYYAQRASAGLIVSEATNVSPASASFELTPGLVSDEQVAGWKPITAAVHAHGGRIFAQLWHGGRVGSMTLLGGQAPLSPSGVNDDLERLQVWAQLSNGYYTKIHATPSHAMTTAEVAETVGEFRRGAANAMAAGFDGVEIHAANGYLPHQFLSSTLNRRDDRYGGSLANRARFLEEIVDAVGDVMPLNRVGVRISPYAHYNNVRDADPDATYAYVGRLLDEAGVAYLHAADTNGWSGEPDLPRIVANARATFSGTLIVNGGIAPDAAHALIAAGDADLVAFARAYIANPDLVERIASGTPLAVPHSAGWYGGDHAGYVDYARHDAAGAAGAAGAAA
- a CDS encoding (2Fe-2S)-binding protein — its product is MISLNVNGVAHTLDLDPSTPLLYALRDDLQLHGAKFGCGLGQCGACTVIVDGKPVFSCLLPVGAIGGKKVRTLESLGSAAQPGPLQRAFVKHQAAQCGYCIAGMIMRAQALLECNPKPTERQLRDHMEPNLCRCGTHMRILAAIREVAGLPDPASTNEGKASR